Proteins from one Microbacterium sp. Root553 genomic window:
- a CDS encoding serine hydrolase, translating to MGAHEPVEGPPLASLRRSQRTSRRLPRRAASGRRSFTSTLRALEQLADAGAQVSVHVVDLDTHVHVLAGDDHVTMPVAGLGVVPLLIEVAAAFEDGSLDPLEIVERSTIDAVSTSGVWRHLHAPALPLEDLAVLAATAGDPIAVNALLQRVGHERVRDRIEALGLRRTALLDRFRDERGPDDAPQVAVGSARELAGLFSALVNSQVVDAPVSAQVSEWLSLNQDLSLVAASTGLDPFSHEHDAHGLLFINKTGRDRGVRAEAGVLAGPRAGVAYSLIVCFDDLSIAHRLRAHDAFRVLGVELMEYTH from the coding sequence GTGGGTGCTCACGAGCCTGTCGAAGGGCCGCCTCTGGCCTCGCTGCGCCGCTCTCAGCGGACCAGCCGTCGCCTGCCGCGCCGTGCCGCCTCCGGGCGGAGGTCGTTCACCTCGACGCTGCGGGCGCTCGAACAGCTCGCGGATGCGGGTGCCCAGGTCTCGGTGCACGTCGTCGATCTCGACACCCACGTGCACGTGCTCGCCGGCGACGATCACGTCACCATGCCCGTCGCGGGTCTGGGTGTCGTCCCTCTTCTGATCGAGGTCGCGGCCGCTTTCGAGGACGGCTCTCTCGACCCGCTCGAGATCGTCGAACGGAGCACCATCGACGCGGTGTCGACGTCGGGTGTGTGGCGGCATCTGCACGCGCCCGCTCTGCCGCTCGAGGACCTCGCGGTGCTCGCGGCCACCGCCGGAGATCCGATCGCCGTGAACGCATTGCTGCAGCGCGTCGGCCACGAGCGGGTGCGCGATCGCATCGAGGCGCTCGGCCTGCGTCGTACCGCCCTGCTCGACCGCTTCCGCGACGAGCGCGGACCCGACGACGCCCCGCAGGTCGCGGTCGGCTCCGCACGCGAACTCGCCGGTCTCTTCTCGGCCCTGGTGAACTCCCAGGTGGTTGACGCCCCCGTCAGCGCCCAGGTGTCGGAGTGGCTCAGTCTGAATCAGGACCTCAGCCTCGTCGCCGCCTCGACGGGCCTCGACCCCTTCTCGCACGAGCACGACGCGCACGGACTGCTCTTCATCAACAAGACCGGCCGTGACCGCGGAGTCCGGGCGGAGGCAGGAGTCCTCGCCGGCCCGCGGGCCGGCGTCGCCTATTCGCTCATCGTCTGCTTCGACGACCTGTCCATCGCCCATCGACTGCGCGCCCACGACGCCTTCAGGGTTCTCGGCGTCGAGCTCATGGAGTACACGCACTGA
- a CDS encoding M13 family metallopeptidase encodes MTDVLPSGLEIAEFSSDIRPQDDLYRHVNGAWLARTEIPGDKARWGSFHLLAEQAEKDVRAIIEESQDAEVGTLARKIGDLFASFMDTERIAAAGVSPLAETLAEIDAIDGIPAFLRTVGAYDRDGRAHLIGFYVDGDPGNPERYLPVAVQSGLSLPDESYFRLDTFAETRAAYRAHLERLLGLAGIAEPTEAADRAIALETELAGHHWDNVRSRDAVATYNLLSWAEIQELAGVDLEPWRDAVAPGHPDAFAEVIVSQPSFFEGLGSLLVAERLDDWKAWLRAQVVHAAAPYLTDDMVQENFSFYGTELTGVPTIRERWKRGVSVTESALSEAIGKVYVERHYPPTAKAEMDELVANLIEAYRQSITDLEWMTAETRERALAKLDSFTPKIGHPTVWRDYSTLEIDRDDLFGNVRRAAIFEHDRNVAKVGQPIDREEWHMPPQMVNAYYNPSMNEIVFPAAILQYPFFDASRDAAANYGGIGAVIGHEIGHGFDDQGSRYDGAGKLEDWWTDADRSAFEERTKALIAQYDELVPEGLDAEHHVNGALTIGENIGDLGGLGIALKAYEISLDGAEAPVIDGYTGVQRLLLSWAQVWQQKSRDAETLRLLTIDPHSPNEFRCNQIVRNIDAFYEAFDVSQNDALWLPQDSRVTIW; translated from the coding sequence ATGACAGATGTGCTCCCTTCCGGCCTCGAGATCGCCGAGTTCAGCTCCGACATCCGCCCGCAGGACGACCTGTACCGCCACGTCAACGGCGCGTGGCTCGCGCGCACCGAGATCCCCGGCGACAAGGCGCGATGGGGGTCCTTCCACCTCCTCGCCGAGCAGGCGGAGAAAGACGTCCGCGCGATCATCGAGGAGTCGCAGGATGCCGAGGTCGGCACCCTCGCGCGCAAGATCGGCGACCTGTTCGCGAGCTTCATGGACACCGAGCGCATCGCGGCGGCGGGGGTGTCGCCGCTGGCGGAGACGCTCGCCGAGATCGACGCCATCGACGGCATCCCCGCGTTCCTGCGCACCGTGGGTGCGTACGACCGCGATGGCCGTGCCCACCTGATCGGCTTCTACGTCGACGGCGACCCCGGCAACCCGGAGCGCTATCTGCCGGTGGCCGTGCAGTCGGGTCTCTCGCTGCCCGACGAGAGCTACTTCCGGCTCGACACCTTCGCCGAGACGCGTGCGGCCTACCGCGCGCACCTCGAGCGACTGCTCGGTCTCGCCGGGATCGCCGAGCCGACCGAGGCCGCCGATCGTGCGATCGCGCTCGAGACCGAGCTCGCGGGGCACCACTGGGACAACGTGCGCAGCCGCGACGCGGTCGCCACCTACAACCTCCTGTCCTGGGCCGAGATCCAGGAGCTCGCGGGTGTCGACCTCGAGCCGTGGCGCGACGCGGTGGCCCCCGGGCACCCCGACGCGTTCGCCGAGGTCATCGTCTCGCAGCCGAGCTTCTTCGAGGGACTGGGATCGCTCCTCGTCGCCGAGCGGCTCGACGACTGGAAGGCGTGGCTGCGCGCCCAGGTCGTGCACGCCGCGGCTCCCTACCTCACCGACGACATGGTGCAGGAGAACTTCTCGTTCTACGGCACCGAGCTCACCGGAGTGCCGACGATCCGCGAGCGCTGGAAGCGCGGTGTCTCGGTCACCGAGAGCGCGCTGAGCGAGGCCATCGGCAAGGTGTACGTCGAGCGGCACTACCCGCCGACGGCCAAGGCCGAGATGGACGAGCTCGTCGCGAACCTCATCGAGGCCTATCGCCAGAGCATCACCGACCTCGAGTGGATGACGGCGGAGACCCGCGAGCGCGCGCTGGCGAAGCTGGATTCGTTCACCCCGAAGATCGGTCACCCCACCGTGTGGCGTGACTACTCCACCCTCGAGATCGACCGCGACGACCTGTTCGGCAACGTGCGGCGCGCGGCGATCTTCGAGCACGACCGCAACGTCGCGAAGGTCGGGCAGCCGATCGACCGCGAGGAGTGGCACATGCCGCCGCAGATGGTCAACGCGTACTACAACCCGTCGATGAACGAGATCGTCTTCCCCGCGGCCATCCTGCAGTACCCGTTCTTCGACGCCTCCCGCGACGCGGCGGCGAACTACGGCGGGATCGGCGCCGTGATCGGACACGAGATCGGACACGGATTCGACGACCAGGGCAGCCGGTACGACGGCGCGGGCAAGCTCGAGGACTGGTGGACGGATGCCGACCGGTCGGCGTTCGAGGAGCGCACCAAGGCCCTCATCGCGCAGTACGACGAGCTGGTCCCTGAGGGTCTCGACGCCGAGCACCATGTGAACGGCGCCCTGACGATCGGCGAGAACATCGGCGATCTCGGTGGTCTCGGCATCGCGCTCAAGGCGTACGAGATCTCGCTCGACGGTGCCGAGGCCCCGGTCATCGACGGGTACACGGGCGTGCAGCGCCTGCTCCTGTCGTGGGCGCAGGTCTGGCAGCAGAAGAGCCGCGACGCCGAGACGCTGCGACTGCTCACCATCGACCCGCACTCGCCGAACGAGTTCCGCTGCAACCAGATCGTCCGCAACATCGACGCCTTCTACGAGGCGTTCGACGTCTCCCAGAACGACGCGCTCTGGCTGCCGCAGGACTCCAGGGTCACGATCTGGTGA
- a CDS encoding peptide MFS transporter produces MSISDTTAEKSDTRFFGQPWALVHIFGVEMWERFSFYGMQGILLIYLYFSVSEGGLGLSQAVAGGIVGAYGGSVYLSTILGAWIADRMLGSERVLFLSAIVIVAGHVALALLPGFLGVGVGLVLVALGSGGLKANATSVVGTLYSADDTRRDAGFSLFYLGINLGAFMGPILTGILQSSLGFHYGFGLAAIGMTLGLVQYSFGRRALPDEARRVPNPLPSSRYPLVAIIALAAIAAIVVLVLVGVIRADNLSTIVIIGTVVAAVAYFAVILSSPLIDGTERSRVWGFLPLFVTSVAFWSLYQQQFTVLTVYSDERLDRNILGFVMPVSWVQSINPVFIIILSGVFAAIWTRLGTRQPSTPVKFALGAMIMGSAFLLFLPFAGGGPNSTPLLAIVGILLVFTIAELLISPVGLSVTTKLAPKAFHTQMVALFFLSIALGTAISGWLVQFYDPKNEVPYFSILGGIAIVVGLGLLLSVKPVLRLMKGVS; encoded by the coding sequence ATGTCAATCAGCGACACCACCGCCGAGAAGTCCGACACCCGGTTCTTCGGGCAGCCCTGGGCTCTCGTCCACATCTTCGGCGTCGAGATGTGGGAGCGCTTCAGCTTCTACGGCATGCAGGGGATCCTGCTGATCTACCTGTACTTCTCGGTCAGCGAGGGCGGGCTCGGGCTCTCCCAGGCCGTCGCCGGCGGCATCGTCGGTGCGTACGGCGGATCCGTCTATCTCTCCACCATCCTCGGGGCATGGATCGCCGATCGGATGCTGGGCTCGGAGAGGGTGCTGTTCCTCAGCGCGATCGTCATCGTGGCGGGGCACGTGGCCCTCGCCCTGCTCCCCGGGTTCCTCGGGGTGGGCGTCGGTCTCGTCCTGGTCGCCCTCGGCTCGGGCGGTCTCAAGGCGAACGCGACCTCGGTGGTCGGAACCCTGTACAGCGCCGACGACACCCGCCGCGACGCCGGTTTCTCGCTGTTCTACCTCGGCATCAACCTCGGCGCGTTCATGGGGCCGATCCTGACCGGCATCCTGCAATCCTCGCTCGGATTCCACTACGGCTTCGGCCTCGCCGCGATCGGCATGACCCTCGGTCTCGTGCAGTACTCGTTCGGGCGCCGCGCTCTGCCCGACGAGGCCCGACGCGTGCCGAATCCGCTGCCCTCGTCGCGCTACCCGCTCGTCGCGATCATCGCGCTGGCCGCGATCGCCGCGATCGTCGTGCTGGTGCTGGTCGGGGTGATCAGGGCCGACAACCTGTCGACCATCGTCATCATCGGCACGGTCGTCGCGGCCGTCGCCTATTTCGCCGTGATCCTCAGCAGCCCCCTCATCGACGGCACCGAGCGCTCGCGCGTGTGGGGATTCCTGCCGCTGTTCGTCACCAGCGTCGCGTTCTGGTCGCTGTACCAGCAGCAGTTCACCGTGCTCACGGTCTATTCGGACGAGCGACTCGATCGCAACATCCTCGGGTTCGTGATGCCGGTCTCATGGGTCCAGTCGATCAATCCGGTGTTCATCATCATCCTCTCCGGGGTGTTCGCCGCGATCTGGACGCGTCTCGGCACCCGCCAGCCGTCGACGCCGGTGAAGTTCGCGCTGGGGGCGATGATCATGGGCTCCGCCTTCTTGCTGTTCCTCCCCTTCGCGGGTGGCGGGCCGAACTCGACACCGCTGCTCGCGATCGTCGGGATCCTGCTCGTCTTCACGATCGCCGAGCTGCTGATCTCGCCGGTGGGTCTCTCTGTGACGACCAAGCTCGCGCCGAAGGCGTTCCACACGCAGATGGTCGCGCTGTTCTTCCTCTCGATCGCGCTCGGCACGGCGATCTCCGGCTGGCTCGTGCAGTTCTACGACCCGAAGAACGAGGTGCCGTACTTCTCGATCCTCGGCGGCATCGCGATCGTCGTCGGCCTCGGTCTGCTGCTCTCGGTCAAGCCCGTGCTGCGCCTGATGAAGGGTGTGAGCTGA
- a CDS encoding MFS transporter, translating to MGENEDRARRRLSRKAPRWAVIAVLAFAGLCASFMFTLVVPLQAELPRLLNASREDTTWVVTITLLVAAVATPISGRLGDMYGKRRVVIVLLALLIVGSLVAALSGSIVGVIIGRALQGAVTGVVPLGIAIMRDILPPERLGSAVALMSATMGVGGAIGLPVAALLAENADWHWLFWLAAALGVVGLALVLLVVPEDVLRFPGRLDVLGAIGLAIGLTGILLFVSRGAEWGWTAPLTLACIIGGVGVLLVWGWYQLRTTDPLLDLRVAARPAVLFTNIAAIGMGFALFASNVTFPQLLEGPVASGSGFGLDMVSAALIVMPAGLVMMVISPLSGWLERAVGPRPLFTVGAGAIVLAYLFVLLWSSEVWHILVGNVLIGVGIGFTFAAMPMIIMRSVPARETGASNGLNALFRSVGTSSASAVMGGVLAAMSTDIGGVSVPTRAAFDLCFWLAIAAGILALVLSLFIPRQRAVEQHPSLPG from the coding sequence ATGGGAGAGAACGAAGATCGCGCGCGCAGACGACTCTCCCGAAAGGCTCCGAGATGGGCCGTCATCGCCGTGCTGGCGTTCGCAGGGCTCTGTGCGTCGTTCATGTTCACGCTCGTCGTGCCACTGCAGGCCGAGCTGCCGAGGCTGCTGAACGCCTCCCGCGAGGACACCACCTGGGTCGTCACGATCACCCTGCTGGTCGCCGCGGTCGCCACACCCATCTCGGGTCGCCTCGGCGACATGTACGGCAAGCGCCGCGTGGTGATCGTGCTGCTCGCTCTGCTGATCGTCGGCTCGCTGGTCGCCGCGCTCTCGGGGTCGATCGTCGGCGTCATCATCGGCCGGGCGCTGCAGGGCGCCGTCACCGGAGTGGTGCCGCTCGGCATCGCGATCATGCGCGACATCCTCCCCCCTGAGCGCCTCGGCTCGGCGGTCGCGCTCATGAGCGCGACCATGGGCGTGGGCGGTGCGATCGGGTTGCCGGTGGCCGCCCTGCTCGCCGAGAACGCCGACTGGCACTGGCTGTTCTGGCTGGCCGCCGCTCTGGGGGTCGTCGGGCTCGCCCTCGTGCTCCTCGTCGTGCCGGAAGACGTGCTGCGCTTCCCCGGCCGCCTCGATGTGCTCGGCGCGATCGGTCTCGCGATCGGCCTCACCGGCATCCTGCTGTTCGTCTCGCGAGGCGCCGAGTGGGGCTGGACCGCACCCCTGACCCTCGCCTGCATCATCGGCGGGGTCGGCGTGCTGCTGGTCTGGGGCTGGTACCAGCTGCGCACGACCGACCCGCTGCTCGACCTGCGCGTCGCCGCCCGGCCGGCCGTGCTCTTCACCAACATCGCCGCGATCGGCATGGGATTCGCCCTGTTCGCCTCGAACGTGACGTTCCCGCAGCTGCTCGAGGGACCCGTCGCCTCGGGCTCGGGCTTCGGGCTCGACATGGTCTCGGCCGCGCTCATCGTCATGCCCGCCGGTCTGGTGATGATGGTGATCTCTCCGCTGTCGGGCTGGCTCGAACGGGCCGTCGGCCCGCGCCCCCTCTTCACGGTCGGCGCCGGTGCCATCGTGCTCGCCTACCTCTTCGTGCTGCTGTGGTCGAGCGAGGTCTGGCACATCCTGGTCGGCAACGTGCTGATCGGCGTCGGGATCGGCTTCACGTTCGCCGCCATGCCGATGATCATCATGCGTTCCGTCCCCGCGAGGGAGACGGGGGCATCGAACGGCCTGAACGCGCTCTTCCGCTCCGTGGGCACCTCCAGCGCGTCGGCGGTCATGGGCGGAGTTCTCGCCGCCATGAGCACCGACATCGGCGGGGTGTCGGTTCCGACGCGAGCGGCCTTCGACCTGTGCTTCTGGCTGGCCATCGCCGCGGGGATCCTCGCGCTCGTGCTGTCGCTCTTCATCCCCCGTCAGCGCGCTGTCGAACAGCATCCGTCGCTGCCGGGCTGA
- a CDS encoding J-domain-containing protein, with translation MPGRCIVSDPREAAARYRARQQSDGAEDDAESAEAPGIAAATDRAAFIETAIQVAIRRGDFDDLPGAGKPLDGLGTHHDPDWWIRRKIETENLTGLGPPAILLRTEDRELDAQLDLLGRESDVRDVLVDFNRRVVDARRQLQGGPPVVTSTRDVDAEVTAWAERRAARLAARAAEPPEQPRRRRFGLGRRA, from the coding sequence ATGCCAGGGAGGTGCATCGTGTCGGACCCCCGCGAGGCCGCAGCCCGATACCGCGCGCGGCAGCAGAGCGACGGCGCGGAGGATGACGCGGAGTCCGCCGAGGCTCCGGGCATCGCGGCCGCCACCGATCGCGCGGCGTTCATCGAGACGGCCATCCAGGTCGCGATCCGGCGGGGCGACTTCGACGATCTGCCCGGCGCGGGCAAGCCCCTCGACGGGCTCGGCACCCACCACGACCCCGACTGGTGGATCCGCCGCAAGATCGAGACCGAGAACCTCACCGGGCTCGGACCGCCCGCGATCCTGCTCCGCACCGAGGATCGCGAGCTCGACGCCCAGCTCGACCTCCTGGGGCGCGAGAGCGACGTCCGTGATGTCCTCGTCGACTTCAACAGGCGCGTCGTCGACGCGCGACGGCAGCTGCAGGGCGGCCCGCCGGTCGTGACGAGCACTCGCGACGTCGACGCCGAGGTCACCGCCTGGGCCGAACGGCGCGCCGCCAGGCTCGCCGCCCGTGCCGCGGAGCCGCCGGAGCAGCCGCGGCGTCGGAGATTCGGTCTCGGACGCCGGGCCTGA